Proteins encoded in a region of the Mycobacterium branderi genome:
- a CDS encoding putative quinol monooxygenase, whose product MPVVVVATFTVKPESVDTVRDILTRGVKDVHDEPGCQLYSLHESDNTFVFVEQWADADALKAHSTAPAIATMFSEAGEHLAGAPDIKTLSPVVAGDPAKGQLRP is encoded by the coding sequence ATGCCCGTCGTCGTCGTCGCCACTTTCACCGTCAAACCCGAATCGGTTGACACCGTCCGCGACATCCTCACGCGCGGCGTCAAAGACGTGCACGACGAGCCCGGTTGTCAGCTGTACTCGCTGCACGAATCCGATAACACCTTCGTCTTCGTCGAGCAGTGGGCCGACGCCGACGCGCTCAAAGCGCACAGCACCGCGCCCGCGATCGCGACGATGTTCTCCGAGGCCGGCGAGCACCTGGCGGGCGCGCCGGACATCAAGACGCTGTCGCCCGTCGTCGCCGGCGACCCGGCCAAGGGCCAGCTGCGCCCCTGA
- a CDS encoding mycofactocin-coupled SDR family oxidoreductase has protein sequence MGGPLAGKVALITGAARGQGRAHALRLASDGADIIAVDLCAQIASVPYPLATADDLAATVKLVEDTGARIVARQADVRDRDSLSAALQAGLDELGRLDIVVANAGIAPMQAGPDGWRDVIDVNLTGVHHTVEVAIPTMVTQGDGGSIVLISSAAGLAGIGSADAGSIGYAAAKHGLVGLMRVYANHLAPHNIRVNSVHPAGVDTPMINNEHTRQWLADLVAQTGSPPDMGNALPVQVLQPDDVANAVAWLVSDQARYITGITLPVDAGFLNKR, from the coding sequence ATGGGCGGCCCGCTAGCAGGCAAAGTCGCACTGATCACCGGGGCGGCCCGCGGTCAGGGCCGCGCCCACGCGCTGCGATTGGCGTCCGACGGCGCCGACATCATCGCCGTCGACCTGTGCGCTCAGATCGCCAGCGTGCCCTACCCGCTGGCCACCGCCGACGACCTGGCCGCCACCGTGAAGCTCGTCGAGGACACCGGGGCCCGCATCGTGGCCCGCCAAGCCGATGTCCGCGACCGCGATTCGCTGTCCGCCGCGCTGCAGGCCGGCCTGGACGAATTGGGGCGGCTCGACATCGTGGTGGCCAACGCCGGCATCGCGCCGATGCAGGCCGGCCCCGACGGCTGGCGCGACGTGATCGACGTCAACCTGACCGGCGTGCACCACACGGTCGAGGTCGCGATACCGACGATGGTGACCCAGGGCGACGGCGGGTCGATCGTGCTGATCAGCTCGGCCGCCGGGCTGGCCGGTATCGGCAGCGCCGACGCCGGCTCGATCGGCTACGCGGCGGCCAAACACGGTCTGGTCGGGTTGATGCGGGTTTACGCTAATCACCTTGCGCCGCATAATATTCGGGTCAACTCGGTGCATCCGGCCGGTGTCGACACGCCGATGATCAACAACGAGCACACCCGACAGTGGCTAGCGGATTTGGTCGCCCAGACCGGCTCGCCACCGGACATGGGTAACGCACTGCCGGTGCAGGTGCTGCAGCCCGACGACGTTGCCAACGCGGTGGCGTGGCTGGTATCCGATCAAGCCCGCTACATCACCGGCATCACTCTGCCGGTCGACGCGGGCTTTTTGAACAAGAGGTAG
- a CDS encoding SAM-dependent methyltransferase: MARNAAAQTAFGPMVLAAIEQHEPPGQRLVDDDLAAKFLPARMRWLVAATQPAFVRRMLVAGMDRGGPGLWSNLACRKRYIADKLREALDGIDAVVVLGAGLDTRAYHLAQTSHIPVFEVDQPVNITRKAATVRRVLGALPRSVRLVSVDFERDDLLTTLAELGYRTDYRTFFIWEGVTQYLTADAVRSTLDGLRPVAPGSRLVFTYVRRDFIDGVNLYGARSLYRRVRQRQQLWHFGIQPEEIPGFLDEFGWRLVEQIGPDEIVERYVKPTGRNLSASQVEWTAYAEKR; encoded by the coding sequence ATGGCCCGAAACGCGGCGGCGCAGACAGCTTTTGGACCGATGGTGCTCGCGGCCATCGAACAACACGAGCCGCCCGGGCAGCGGTTGGTGGACGACGACCTAGCCGCCAAGTTCCTGCCGGCTCGCATGCGGTGGCTGGTGGCCGCGACACAGCCCGCGTTTGTCCGTCGTATGCTCGTCGCCGGTATGGACCGCGGCGGCCCGGGTCTGTGGTCCAACCTCGCCTGCCGCAAGCGCTACATCGCCGACAAGCTCCGCGAAGCGCTCGACGGCATCGACGCGGTCGTGGTCCTCGGTGCCGGATTGGACACGCGCGCTTACCATTTAGCGCAGACGAGCCACATCCCGGTCTTCGAGGTCGACCAGCCGGTCAACATCACCCGTAAAGCGGCGACGGTGCGACGGGTGCTGGGCGCGCTGCCGCGCTCGGTCCGGTTGGTGTCGGTCGACTTCGAGCGCGACGACCTGCTCACCACGCTGGCCGAGTTGGGTTACCGCACCGACTACCGCACCTTCTTCATCTGGGAAGGCGTGACCCAATACCTGACCGCCGACGCGGTGCGCTCCACGCTGGACGGGCTGAGGCCGGTGGCGCCGGGCAGCAGGCTGGTGTTCACCTATGTCCGACGCGATTTCATCGACGGCGTCAACCTGTACGGCGCGCGTTCGCTCTACCGCAGAGTGCGCCAGCGGCAACAATTGTGGCACTTCGGAATACAGCCCGAGGAGATTCCGGGGTTTCTCGACGAGTTCGGTTGGCGGCTGGTGGAGCAGATCGGCCCTGACGAGATCGTCGAACGGTACGTCAAGCCGACCGGCCGCAACCTGTCCGCCTCGCAAGTCGAGTGGACGGCGTACGCCGAGAAGCGCTGA
- a CDS encoding ribonuclease J: MNQDLSPPGPLTPGGLRVTALGGISEIGRNMTVFEHLGRLLIIDCGVMFPTHDEPAVDLILPDLRHIEDRLDDVEALVLTHAHEDHIGAIPFLLKLRPDIPVVGSKFTLALVAAKCREHQLKPVFFEVSEGQRSTHGVFECEYFAVNHSIPDALAIAVRTGAGTVLHTGDIKLDQLPLDGRPTDLPGMSRLGDDGVDLFLCDSTNAEIPGVGPSESEVGPTLHRLIRGAEGRVIVACFASNVDRVQQICDAAVALGRRVSFVGRSMVRNMGIARELGFLRVDDNDLLDIGAAEMMPPERVVLITTGTQGEPMSALSRMSRGEHRSITLTADDLVILSSSLIPGNEEAVYGVIDSLSKIGARVVTNQQVRVHVSGHAYAGELLFLYNGVRPRNVMPVHGTWRMLRANAKLAARTGVRQESILLAENGVSVDLVAGQASIAGAVPVGKMFVDGLITGDVGDITLGERLILSSGFVAVTVVVRRGTGQPAAPPHLYSRGFSEDPKALEPAVRKVEAELEGLMAEKVTDPVRIAQAVRRTVGKWVGETYRRQPMIVPTVLEI, encoded by the coding sequence GTGAACCAAGACCTCTCCCCGCCGGGTCCCCTGACTCCTGGCGGGTTGCGGGTTACCGCGCTCGGCGGCATCAGCGAAATCGGCCGCAACATGACCGTTTTCGAGCATCTCGGCCGGCTGCTGATCATCGACTGCGGGGTGATGTTCCCGACTCACGACGAGCCGGCCGTCGACCTGATCCTGCCCGATCTGCGTCATATCGAAGACCGGCTCGACGACGTCGAGGCGCTGGTGCTGACCCACGCGCACGAGGACCACATCGGCGCGATTCCGTTTTTGCTCAAGCTGCGCCCCGACATTCCGGTGGTGGGCTCGAAGTTCACCCTGGCGCTGGTGGCCGCGAAATGCCGTGAGCACCAACTCAAGCCGGTGTTCTTCGAGGTGTCGGAGGGTCAGCGCAGCACCCACGGGGTATTCGAGTGCGAGTACTTCGCGGTCAACCACTCCATCCCCGACGCGCTGGCGATCGCGGTGCGCACCGGCGCGGGAACCGTCTTGCACACCGGCGACATCAAGCTCGACCAGCTTCCGCTCGACGGGCGTCCCACCGACCTGCCCGGGATGTCGCGGCTCGGCGACGACGGCGTGGACCTGTTCCTGTGTGACTCGACCAACGCCGAGATTCCCGGTGTCGGGCCGAGCGAAAGCGAGGTCGGCCCGACGCTGCACCGGCTGATCCGCGGCGCGGAAGGCCGGGTGATCGTGGCGTGTTTCGCCTCCAACGTCGATAGGGTGCAGCAGATCTGCGACGCCGCAGTGGCATTGGGCCGGCGGGTGTCGTTCGTCGGGCGGTCGATGGTGCGCAACATGGGCATCGCCCGGGAGCTCGGCTTCCTGCGAGTCGACGACAACGACCTGCTCGACATCGGCGCCGCAGAGATGATGCCGCCCGAGCGGGTAGTGCTGATCACCACCGGCACCCAGGGCGAGCCCATGTCGGCGTTGTCGCGAATGTCGCGCGGCGAGCATCGCAGCATCACGCTGACCGCCGACGACCTGGTCATCCTGTCGTCGTCGCTGATCCCGGGCAACGAAGAAGCCGTCTACGGGGTCATCGACTCGCTGTCCAAGATCGGCGCCCGTGTGGTCACCAATCAGCAAGTGCGCGTGCATGTTTCCGGACACGCCTATGCGGGCGAGCTGTTGTTCCTCTACAACGGAGTGCGGCCGCGCAACGTCATGCCGGTGCACGGCACCTGGCGGATGCTGCGCGCCAACGCCAAGCTGGCCGCCCGAACCGGGGTACGACAGGAGTCGATCCTGTTGGCGGAGAACGGCGTCAGCGTCGATCTGGTCGCCGGCCAGGCCAGCATCGCGGGCGCGGTCCCCGTGGGCAAGATGTTCGTCGACGGTCTGATCACCGGCGACGTCGGCGACATCACGCTGGGCGAACGGCTCATCCTGTCATCGGGTTTCGTCGCGGTAACCGTGGTGGTGCGGCGTGGCACCGGCCAGCCCGCGGCGCCGCCACACCTGTATTCGCGCGGTTTCTCCGAAGACCCGAAGGCGCTGGAGCCGGCCGTGCGCAAAGTAGAGGCCGAGCTGGAAGGACTGATGGCCGAAAAAGTCACGGATCCGGTGCGGATCGCCCAGGCGGTGCGCCGCACGGTCGGCAAGTGGGTGGGGGAGACGTATCGCCGCCAGCCGATGATCGTGCCGACCGTGTTGGAGATTTAG
- the dapA gene encoding 4-hydroxy-tetrahydrodipicolinate synthase, with protein sequence MTTGGIDVHARLGTLLTAMVTPFAPDGSLDLAAAARLANHLVDAGCDGLVVSGTTGESPTTTDAEKLALLGTVLEAVGDRARVVAGAGTYDTAHSVHLAKACAAEGAHGLLVVTPYYSKPPQSGLIAHFTAVADATALPVLLYDVPPRTVVPIAPDTIRALASHPNIVGVKDAKGALDVGGQLIAETGLAYYSGDDALNLPWLAMGAVGFISVWSHVAAGPLREMLSAFTTGDLAMARKINAALAPLGAAQTRLGGVTMAKAGLRLQGIEVGDPRLPQMPATGAEVDALAADMRAASVLR encoded by the coding sequence GTGACTACCGGCGGAATCGACGTCCACGCCCGCCTGGGCACCCTGCTCACCGCGATGGTGACGCCGTTCGCGCCGGACGGGTCCCTCGACCTGGCCGCCGCTGCGCGGCTGGCGAACCACCTCGTCGACGCGGGCTGCGACGGGCTGGTGGTTTCCGGCACCACCGGCGAGTCGCCGACCACGACCGACGCCGAGAAACTCGCCCTACTGGGGACGGTGCTGGAGGCGGTCGGCGACCGCGCCCGCGTCGTCGCCGGCGCCGGCACCTACGACACCGCGCACAGCGTGCACCTGGCCAAGGCCTGCGCCGCCGAGGGCGCGCATGGACTGCTGGTCGTCACGCCGTACTACTCCAAGCCGCCGCAGAGCGGGCTGATTGCGCACTTCACCGCGGTGGCCGATGCCACGGCGCTGCCGGTCTTGCTCTACGACGTCCCGCCCCGGACAGTGGTGCCGATCGCCCCCGACACCATCCGGGCGCTGGCGTCGCACCCGAACATCGTCGGCGTCAAAGACGCCAAGGGTGCCCTGGACGTCGGCGGGCAGCTGATCGCCGAAACGGGACTGGCCTACTACTCGGGCGACGACGCGCTGAACCTGCCCTGGCTGGCGATGGGCGCGGTCGGCTTCATCAGCGTGTGGAGTCATGTCGCCGCGGGCCCGCTGCGGGAAATGTTGTCGGCGTTCACTACTGGCGACCTTGCGATGGCTCGCAAGATCAACGCCGCCTTGGCACCGCTTGGCGCGGCGCAAACCCGGCTGGGCGGGGTGACGATGGCGAAGGCCGGCCTGCGCTTGCAGGGCATCGAGGTGGGCGACCCGCGGTTGCCGCAGATGCCCGCGACCGGCGCGGAGGTGGACGCGTTGGCGGCCGACATGCGTGCGGCCTCGGTGCTCAGGTGA
- the thyX gene encoding FAD-dependent thymidylate synthase yields MAQTAPLRVQLIAKTEFLAPPDVPWSTDADGGQALLEFAGRACYQSWSKPNPKTATNAAYIKHIIDVGHFSVLEHASVSFYITGISRSCTHELIRHRHFSYSQLSQRYVPEKNSQVVVPPGMEDDPELQQILTAAADASRATYAELLAKLEAKFMAGEPAGSLGVLRRKQARQAARAVLPNATETRIVVTGNYRAWRHFIAMRASEHADVEIRRLAIACLRQLVDVAPAVFADFQITTLADGTEVATSPLATEA; encoded by the coding sequence GTGGCCCAGACCGCGCCGCTGCGCGTGCAATTGATCGCCAAGACCGAGTTCTTGGCGCCGCCCGACGTGCCGTGGAGCACCGACGCCGACGGTGGTCAGGCGCTGCTCGAGTTCGCCGGCCGGGCCTGCTATCAGAGCTGGTCCAAGCCCAACCCGAAGACCGCGACCAACGCCGCGTACATCAAGCACATCATCGATGTCGGGCATTTCTCGGTGCTCGAGCATGCCAGCGTGTCGTTCTACATCACCGGGATCTCCCGGTCGTGTACCCACGAGCTGATCCGGCACCGGCACTTCTCCTACTCGCAGCTGTCGCAGCGCTACGTGCCAGAGAAGAATTCGCAGGTCGTGGTGCCGCCGGGGATGGAAGACGACCCCGAACTGCAGCAGATCCTGACCGCCGCTGCCGACGCCAGCCGCGCGACCTACGCCGAGCTGCTGGCCAAACTCGAGGCCAAGTTCATGGCGGGCGAGCCCGCCGGGAGTCTGGGGGTCCTGCGGCGCAAACAGGCCCGTCAGGCCGCCCGCGCCGTGCTGCCCAACGCCACCGAAACCCGCATCGTCGTCACCGGCAACTACCGCGCCTGGCGGCACTTCATCGCGATGCGGGCCAGCGAACACGCGGACGTGGAAATCCGGCGGCTGGCCATCGCGTGCCTGCGCCAGCTCGTCGACGTCGCACCCGCCGTCTTCGCCGATTTTCAGATCACCACGCTGGCCGACGGCACCGAAGTGGCGACCAGTCCGCTTGCCACGGAGGCTTGA
- a CDS encoding dipeptidase: protein MSPLLWDQHACLPLQLDADVSELTRYQRPSGAFVSVNAGYAPHSFHDATALLNHFRRAIDAHPHLELALAAEDVPTIARSGRTAVAFDLEDSRPLDGDLDNVRVFVDLGVRTMLPTYNHANAAGSGCLDARDDGLTAWGRSLVAAMNAAGMVPDGSHCSVRTGLDMCEISSGPVVYSHSCMRAVWDHPRNITDDQARACAGTGGVVGITGVGIFLGPNTPTLEAMTRHLEYAVELVGIDHVGISTDFSFDHADFVAELRANPQLFDASYTRWGPIEWMPPETFVTIGEHLRDRGWSDADVTAVLGGNFQLVARQVWSG, encoded by the coding sequence ATGAGCCCCTTGCTGTGGGACCAACACGCGTGCCTGCCGCTGCAGCTCGACGCCGACGTTTCGGAGTTGACCCGCTATCAGCGGCCGAGCGGGGCATTCGTGTCCGTCAACGCCGGCTACGCGCCGCACTCGTTCCACGACGCGACAGCGTTGTTGAACCATTTCCGGCGGGCCATCGACGCCCACCCCCACCTCGAGTTGGCCCTCGCCGCAGAGGATGTCCCGACGATCGCCCGCTCGGGCCGCACCGCGGTGGCCTTCGACCTGGAAGACTCGCGGCCGCTGGACGGCGATCTCGACAACGTACGGGTGTTCGTCGACCTCGGCGTGCGCACGATGCTGCCCACCTACAACCACGCCAATGCCGCTGGCTCGGGATGCCTCGACGCCCGCGACGACGGGCTGACGGCCTGGGGTCGCTCGCTGGTCGCCGCGATGAACGCCGCGGGCATGGTGCCCGACGGCTCGCACTGCAGCGTACGCACCGGCCTGGATATGTGCGAAATCTCAAGCGGCCCAGTCGTTTACAGCCATTCCTGCATGCGGGCGGTGTGGGATCACCCGCGCAACATCACCGACGACCAGGCCCGCGCCTGCGCGGGCACGGGCGGCGTCGTCGGGATCACCGGCGTCGGGATCTTCCTCGGCCCCAATACCCCCACCCTGGAGGCGATGACCCGCCACCTCGAATACGCCGTCGAACTGGTCGGCATCGACCACGTCGGGATCAGCACCGACTTCTCCTTCGACCACGCTGACTTCGTCGCGGAACTGCGAGCCAACCCGCAACTTTTCGACGCCAGCTACACGCGGTGGGGGCCCATCGAGTGGATGCCGCCGGAAACATTCGTCACGATCGGCGAGCACCTGCGCGACCGCGGCTGGTCGGATGCCGACGTCACCGCGGTGCTGGGCGGGAACTTTCAGCTGGTCGCCCGCCAGGTGTGGTCTGGCTGA
- a CDS encoding cupin-like domain-containing protein, with the protein MFDVKSTFEVPRVERPSRREFEERFLVPQRPVIVSGAMEGWPAREQWTNDYLKEKVGARTVRPSQAHAGVHLYDPKKQINDESAPMKLAEYIDLLAGGDISDGQLYVTQLPIKTALPELWPDIRFPAFVDQGKYGVVSLWFGPGNNLTPLHYDAANNLLTQIRGRKQVILCPPREIARVYPFPFRYVANHISQVNVASPDLTQFPAWAQAERALVELEPGDMLFIPTYWWHAVWGIDQNMSISYWWWPRTANLLQHPRQTARGLRSMAHMGHLVAANMVQKLARRN; encoded by the coding sequence GTGTTCGACGTCAAAAGCACGTTCGAAGTCCCGAGGGTGGAGCGCCCGAGCCGCCGGGAGTTCGAGGAGCGCTTCCTCGTTCCGCAGCGCCCGGTGATCGTCTCCGGCGCTATGGAGGGCTGGCCCGCGCGGGAGCAGTGGACCAACGACTACCTCAAGGAGAAAGTCGGCGCCCGCACCGTCCGCCCGTCCCAGGCCCACGCGGGCGTCCACCTCTACGACCCGAAGAAGCAGATCAACGACGAATCGGCGCCGATGAAGCTCGCCGAGTACATCGATCTGCTCGCCGGCGGCGACATCTCCGACGGCCAGCTCTACGTCACGCAACTCCCCATCAAGACCGCCCTGCCCGAGCTCTGGCCCGATATCCGCTTTCCCGCCTTCGTCGACCAGGGCAAATACGGCGTCGTGAGTCTCTGGTTCGGCCCCGGCAACAACTTAACCCCGCTGCACTACGACGCCGCCAACAACCTCCTGACGCAGATCCGCGGCCGAAAGCAGGTGATACTCTGCCCGCCTCGGGAGATCGCCCGCGTCTACCCCTTCCCCTTCAGATACGTCGCCAACCACATCTCCCAGGTCAACGTCGCCTCCCCGGATCTGACCCAATTCCCCGCCTGGGCTCAAGCAGAGCGAGCTCTCGTCGAGCTCGAACCTGGCGACATGCTCTTCATCCCCACCTACTGGTGGCACGCCGTCTGGGGCATCGACCAGAACATGTCGATCAGCTACTGGTGGTGGCCCCGCACCGCCAACTTGCTCCAGCACCCCCGCCAGACGGCTCGTGGCTTGAGAAGCATGGCTCACATGGGCCATCTCGTCGCCGCGAACATGGTGCAGAAGCTCGCCCGCCGCAATTGA
- a CDS encoding DivIVA domain-containing protein gives MTTESRPKFSRVVVGYDPVAVDDCVDELIAKQRLLLDDIETLRARLKESCDEVAALRKEVAFLNDTSPSPHAVPQRMSKLLRHAIDEVSEMQAEAKAEVQALVSTIESEAETAHRKHEELLADMAAQRSAMEAECAETRSQLEAELAGKRAETQSEIDELMQKAQQDRDQLLDEARQEAERLREEARRVVDEANQQRIKILEQLMDVYRGVETIPAALESAYQDRDKPPEAGVVVPFEQKRSTG, from the coding sequence GTGACAACTGAATCTCGACCCAAGTTCTCTCGCGTTGTGGTTGGCTACGATCCGGTAGCGGTCGATGACTGCGTCGACGAGTTGATCGCCAAGCAGCGGCTGCTACTCGACGACATCGAAACCCTAAGGGCCCGCCTGAAAGAATCGTGCGATGAAGTAGCGGCCCTTCGCAAAGAGGTCGCTTTCCTCAACGACACCTCACCGTCGCCGCACGCAGTACCGCAGCGGATGTCGAAGCTACTGCGGCATGCGATCGACGAGGTGTCCGAGATGCAGGCGGAGGCCAAGGCCGAGGTGCAGGCACTGGTCTCCACCATCGAGTCCGAGGCCGAGACCGCACACCGAAAGCACGAGGAGCTGTTGGCGGACATGGCCGCACAGCGCAGCGCCATGGAAGCCGAGTGTGCCGAAACCAGGAGCCAACTCGAAGCGGAACTGGCCGGCAAGCGCGCAGAGACGCAGTCGGAGATCGACGAGCTGATGCAAAAAGCTCAGCAGGATCGAGACCAGCTGCTCGACGAGGCCAGGCAGGAGGCTGAGCGCCTTCGCGAGGAGGCGCGCCGAGTGGTCGACGAGGCCAATCAGCAGCGGATCAAGATCCTGGAGCAGCTGATGGACGTCTACCGCGGGGTTGAAACGATTCCGGCCGCTCTGGAGTCGGCGTACCAAGATCGTGACAAGCCGCCGGAGGCCGGCGTCGTGGTGCCCTTCGAGCAGAAGAGAAGCACCGGCTGA
- a CDS encoding dihydrofolate reductase — protein sequence MTVNLIWAQSTSGIIGRAGAIPWRLPEDQVRFKELTMGHTVVMGRLTWESLPARFRPLPGRRNVVLTRQPGYAAEGAQVVGAIEQALTEPETWVIGGEQVYALAMPWATRCEVTEVEIDLPRDDGDVLAPVLDETWTGTTGEWLTSSTGLRYRLHSYRR from the coding sequence ATGACGGTGAACCTGATCTGGGCCCAGTCGACGTCGGGGATCATCGGCCGGGCCGGGGCCATTCCGTGGCGGCTCCCCGAAGATCAGGTCCGCTTCAAGGAACTCACCATGGGCCACACCGTGGTGATGGGCCGGCTGACCTGGGAGTCGCTGCCTGCCCGGTTCCGCCCGCTGCCTGGCCGCAGAAACGTCGTGCTGACCCGCCAGCCCGGTTATGCGGCCGAAGGCGCGCAGGTCGTCGGCGCCATCGAGCAAGCGCTCACCGAGCCGGAGACGTGGGTGATCGGCGGCGAGCAGGTCTATGCGCTCGCGATGCCGTGGGCCACCCGCTGCGAAGTCACCGAGGTCGAGATCGACCTACCCCGCGACGACGGCGACGTGCTGGCTCCGGTTCTCGACGAAACCTGGACCGGTACGACGGGGGAGTGGCTGACCAGCAGCACCGGATTGCGTTACCGGCTACACAGTTATCGGCGTTGA
- a CDS encoding thymidylate synthase produces MPIATPYEDLLRLVLERGTPKSDRTGTGTRSLFGHQMRYDLSAGFPLITTKKVHYKSVIYELLWFLRGDSNIGWLHEHGVTIWDEWASATGDLGPIYGVQWRSWPTPSGEHVDQIAAALELLRTDPDSRRIIVSAWNVGDIPQMALPPCHLLFQFYVADGKLSCQLYQRSADLFLGVPFNIASYALLTHMMAAQAGLGVGEFIWTGGDCHIYDNHVAQVRQQLSRDPRPYPELVLAPRASIFDYTYDDIAIVNYDPHPAIKAPVAV; encoded by the coding sequence GTGCCGATCGCCACACCGTACGAGGATCTGCTGCGCCTGGTACTCGAGCGGGGAACACCCAAATCCGACCGCACCGGCACCGGAACCCGCAGCCTGTTCGGCCACCAGATGCGTTACGACCTCTCGGCCGGCTTCCCGCTGATCACCACCAAAAAGGTGCACTACAAATCGGTGATCTACGAACTGCTGTGGTTTTTGCGCGGCGACTCCAACATCGGCTGGCTGCACGAGCACGGCGTCACGATCTGGGACGAATGGGCTTCTGCCACAGGCGATCTCGGCCCAATCTACGGTGTGCAGTGGCGATCTTGGCCGACACCGTCGGGCGAGCACGTCGACCAGATCGCTGCCGCGCTGGAGCTGCTGCGCACCGATCCGGACTCGCGGCGCATCATCGTGTCGGCCTGGAACGTCGGCGACATCCCGCAGATGGCGCTGCCGCCATGTCATTTGCTCTTCCAGTTCTATGTGGCCGACGGAAAGCTGAGCTGCCAGCTCTACCAGCGCAGCGCCGACCTTTTCCTCGGGGTGCCGTTCAACATCGCCAGCTATGCGCTGCTGACCCACATGATGGCCGCGCAGGCCGGCCTCGGGGTGGGCGAGTTCATCTGGACCGGCGGGGACTGCCACATCTACGACAACCACGTCGCGCAGGTGAGGCAGCAATTGAGCCGCGACCCGCGGCCGTATCCGGAACTTGTTCTGGCGCCGAGGGCTTCGATATTCGACTACACCTACGACGACATCGCCATCGTGAACTACGACCCCCACCCGGCGATCAAGGCCCCCGTCGCCGTATGA
- a CDS encoding dienelactone hydrolase family protein — MPNITDTVTTADGDCTVRLYTPDGEGPWPGVVMYPDAGGVRDTFYEMAAKLAGFGYAVLLPDVYYRSGDWQPFDMSTAFSDPKERQRLFSMIGTVTPLKMAIDAEAFFDYLADRPEVKGERFGVCGYCMGGRTSVVVAGRQPGRVAAAASFHGGGLVTDSADSPHLLADKIQAAIYVAGAQNDGSFTAEHAEQLDKALTAAGVEHTIETYPAEHGFAVPDNPPYDADAAERHWTAMREFFGAKL, encoded by the coding sequence ATGCCGAACATCACCGACACCGTCACCACTGCCGACGGCGACTGCACGGTCCGCCTGTATACCCCCGACGGGGAGGGCCCCTGGCCGGGCGTCGTCATGTACCCCGACGCCGGCGGGGTGCGGGACACCTTCTACGAGATGGCCGCCAAGCTGGCCGGTTTCGGTTACGCCGTGCTGCTGCCCGACGTGTACTACCGCTCCGGAGACTGGCAGCCGTTCGACATGTCGACCGCGTTCAGCGACCCGAAGGAACGTCAGCGGCTGTTCTCGATGATCGGCACCGTCACGCCGCTCAAGATGGCGATCGACGCCGAGGCGTTCTTCGACTACCTGGCCGACCGGCCGGAGGTCAAGGGTGAGCGGTTCGGGGTGTGCGGCTACTGCATGGGCGGGCGGACCTCGGTGGTGGTCGCCGGTCGGCAGCCGGGGCGGGTCGCAGCGGCCGCGTCCTTCCACGGCGGCGGGCTGGTCACCGACAGCGCCGACAGCCCGCATCTGCTGGCCGACAAGATCCAGGCCGCCATCTACGTCGCCGGCGCGCAGAACGACGGCTCGTTCACCGCGGAGCACGCCGAGCAGCTCGACAAGGCGCTGACCGCGGCCGGAGTCGAGCACACCATCGAGACCTATCCCGCCGAGCATGGTTTCGCCGTGCCGGACAACCCGCCCTACGACGCCGACGCCGCCGAGCGGCACTGGACGGCGATGCGGGAGTTCTTCGGGGCCAAGCTCTAG